A DNA window from Candidatus Bathyarchaeota archaeon contains the following coding sequences:
- a CDS encoding NAD(+)/NADH kinase, translating to MGLTARNDKKKALDLAIKLLNHLEEKGLDIVVDPEIAEQINKTDIATPLKEWKPDFIITIGGDGTILRTCIHIPKPEPPILAINMGERGFLAEVSPEDAVSAVEKVFEEKFTLERCKKLAASVEGEVLPDALNEVFISADAPVKLLYANLWKDGDRILDCQADGILVASPTGSTGYSIAAGGPVLDPETNVFVLTPVCPLVPFPPIVFSENSTLTIEIERPHAVLVVVDGHYRKLVEKRNPHLTIMKSDNVTSFIRFKEGFYRRLKSRLLYPKGGRC from the coding sequence GTGGGCTTGACGGCCCGAAATGACAAGAAAAAAGCATTAGACCTGGCCATAAAACTGCTGAATCATCTAGAAGAGAAAGGGCTAGACATTGTTGTGGATCCTGAAATCGCTGAGCAAATCAATAAAACGGACATAGCTACGCCCCTCAAAGAATGGAAACCAGATTTCATCATCACTATAGGCGGCGACGGAACCATACTAAGAACCTGCATTCACATCCCGAAGCCTGAACCTCCAATCCTCGCCATCAACATGGGTGAGCGAGGCTTCCTGGCTGAAGTATCCCCCGAAGATGCAGTATCCGCAGTGGAAAAGGTCTTTGAAGAAAAGTTTACACTTGAACGCTGCAAGAAGTTGGCAGCTTCTGTCGAAGGTGAAGTACTGCCAGATGCGCTAAACGAAGTTTTTATTTCTGCAGACGCACCTGTCAAGTTGTTGTATGCAAATCTCTGGAAAGACGGCGACCGGATTTTGGATTGTCAAGCAGATGGCATTCTGGTTGCATCACCGACTGGTTCAACAGGCTATTCAATAGCAGCAGGGGGGCCAGTTTTAGACCCTGAGACCAACGTCTTTGTCCTTACGCCAGTATGTCCATTAGTACCGTTCCCGCCAATCGTTTTCTCCGAAAACAGCACACTTACAATAGAAATAGAGAGACCACATGCAGTGTTAGTTGTGGTTGATGGACACTATCGGAAACTCGTTGAGAAACGAAACCCTCATTTAACGATTATGAAGTCGGATAATGTAA